A section of the Flaviflexus equikiangi genome encodes:
- a CDS encoding M13 family metallopeptidase, with amino-acid sequence MTDPILDDVLAGAKTSVRVQDDLFRWVNGTWLDTHEIPADRPSDGSFYKLNEQSEERVKALIDDLSEGSPEGDAKKIADYYRSFMDVETINAAGITPLGADLDLITSAQTKDELARAVGQLSRTGVDVPFGFDIDADLNDPDSYVLFVSQAGLSLPDEAYYRAEQHADTLAAFTTFVPEFLEVAGLVPDPTATAERIISFEKALASHHADVVTTRDTDKINNPMPWADFVASAPGFDWDGARDAMGIPADLVGRVIVLTPDALAGAAALWAEAEMETLRDYLAWKVLTARASYLSEVIDNKNFEFFRTTLTGTTEQKERWKRGVAVVSGVLGEALGKIYVERHFPPEHKAKMEQLVADLLEAYRLSIQSLDWMGEDTKVKALKKLATFNPKIGYPDTWRDYSNLTITDDLLENVRSANAFETDRAIAKLGKPMDRDEWYMPPQMVNAYYNPVWNEIVFPAAILQPPFFDPEADDAWNYGGIGAVIGHEIGHGFDDQGSKYDDSGKLNNWWTDEDRREFEKRANALISQYDAYTPAQLGQSEHHVNGALTIGENIGDLGGLTIGLKAYDIALRRNGYSGLADAPVIDGHTGIQRVFYSYARIWRSKSRDEMAVVLLSIDPHSPAEFRCNGVVKNLTAFHDAFDVTEGDELYLPPSERVTIW; translated from the coding sequence ATGACTGATCCAATACTTGACGACGTCCTTGCCGGCGCCAAAACCTCTGTCCGCGTCCAAGACGACCTGTTCCGGTGGGTGAACGGCACGTGGCTCGATACTCACGAGATTCCCGCGGACCGTCCGAGCGACGGCTCCTTCTACAAGCTCAACGAGCAGTCGGAAGAGCGGGTGAAGGCCCTCATCGACGACCTGTCGGAGGGCAGCCCGGAGGGCGATGCGAAGAAGATCGCCGATTACTACCGTTCCTTCATGGATGTGGAGACGATCAACGCGGCCGGCATCACGCCTCTCGGTGCGGATCTTGACCTCATCACGTCGGCCCAGACAAAAGACGAACTGGCCCGTGCGGTCGGTCAGCTCTCGCGTACGGGTGTCGATGTTCCCTTCGGTTTCGATATCGATGCCGACCTGAACGATCCCGATTCTTACGTCTTGTTCGTCTCCCAGGCCGGCCTGTCCCTCCCCGATGAGGCGTACTACCGGGCCGAGCAGCACGCCGACACTCTCGCAGCCTTCACGACCTTCGTGCCCGAGTTCCTCGAGGTCGCTGGCCTCGTTCCCGATCCGACTGCCACCGCGGAGCGGATCATCTCGTTCGAGAAGGCTCTCGCCTCCCACCACGCTGATGTTGTGACGACGCGAGACACGGACAAGATCAACAACCCCATGCCGTGGGCTGACTTCGTCGCGTCCGCTCCCGGATTCGACTGGGATGGTGCCCGGGACGCCATGGGCATTCCCGCCGACCTCGTCGGCCGTGTCATCGTCCTCACCCCGGATGCTCTCGCGGGTGCGGCCGCGCTGTGGGCGGAGGCCGAGATGGAGACGCTCCGCGACTACCTGGCGTGGAAGGTGCTGACAGCACGCGCGTCCTACCTGTCTGAAGTCATCGATAACAAGAACTTCGAGTTCTTCCGGACGACCCTGACCGGCACCACCGAGCAGAAGGAACGGTGGAAGAGGGGCGTCGCGGTCGTCTCCGGCGTTCTCGGTGAGGCCCTCGGAAAGATCTACGTGGAGCGCCACTTCCCGCCCGAGCACAAGGCGAAGATGGAGCAGCTCGTCGCCGACCTCCTCGAGGCCTACCGCCTCTCCATCCAAAGCCTGGACTGGATGGGAGAGGATACGAAGGTGAAGGCGCTGAAGAAGCTCGCGACCTTCAACCCGAAGATCGGCTACCCGGATACGTGGCGCGACTACTCGAACCTGACCATCACCGATGATCTCCTCGAGAACGTGCGGTCGGCCAACGCCTTCGAAACCGATCGTGCGATCGCCAAACTGGGCAAGCCCATGGATCGCGACGAATGGTACATGCCGCCGCAGATGGTCAACGCCTACTACAACCCGGTCTGGAATGAGATCGTGTTCCCGGCCGCGATCCTCCAGCCGCCCTTCTTCGACCCGGAGGCGGATGACGCATGGAACTATGGCGGCATCGGGGCTGTCATCGGGCACGAGATCGGGCACGGATTCGACGACCAGGGCTCCAAGTATGACGATTCCGGCAAGCTCAACAACTGGTGGACCGATGAGGACCGCCGCGAGTTCGAGAAGCGCGCCAATGCGCTGATCTCTCAATACGATGCCTACACTCCGGCCCAGCTCGGACAGTCCGAGCATCACGTCAACGGTGCTCTCACGATCGGGGAGAACATCGGAGACCTGGGCGGGCTCACGATCGGGCTCAAGGCCTACGATATTGCGCTGCGCCGCAACGGCTACTCGGGCTTGGCCGATGCTCCCGTCATCGACGGCCACACCGGCATCCAGCGCGTCTTCTACTCCTATGCTCGGATCTGGCGGTCGAAGTCGAGGGATGAGATGGCGGTGGTGCTGCTCTCCATCGACCCCCACTCCCCGGCAGAGTTCCGATGCAACGGCGTCGTCAAGAACCTCACGGCCTTCCACGACGCATTCGACGTGACCGAGGGCGATGAGCTCTACCTTCCGCCCTCTGAGCGCGTCACCATCTGGTAG
- a CDS encoding mycothiol-dependent nitroreductase Rv2466c family protein, translated as MTDTIEFWFDPSCPWCWMTSRWIADEIVPNRDVAVTWHVLSLTKLNEGRELDERYAQMMEDARLGAQVAVGVGEVYGQEALGNFYTEVGTRFHPGGRVNDRDAVIEALEALDLDTALVERAESGEFDEALNAQLKGATDLVGTDVGVPTISINGNAFFGPVITPTPRGDDALRLWDGAVLVAGVPGFYEIKRSREKGPSFE; from the coding sequence ATGACTGACACTATTGAATTCTGGTTTGACCCCTCGTGCCCCTGGTGCTGGATGACGTCCCGATGGATCGCGGACGAAATCGTTCCCAATCGTGATGTGGCAGTGACGTGGCACGTCCTGTCGTTGACGAAGCTCAACGAGGGCCGCGAACTCGACGAACGCTACGCCCAGATGATGGAGGATGCTCGTCTCGGCGCGCAGGTCGCCGTCGGCGTGGGCGAAGTCTACGGCCAGGAGGCTCTCGGGAACTTCTACACCGAGGTGGGCACACGCTTCCATCCCGGCGGCCGCGTCAACGACCGCGATGCTGTGATCGAAGCTCTCGAAGCATTGGATCTCGATACGGCACTCGTGGAGCGTGCCGAGTCCGGCGAGTTCGATGAGGCGCTCAATGCCCAGTTGAAGGGTGCGACGGATCTTGTCGGCACCGACGTCGGTGTTCCCACGATCTCGATCAACGGCAACGCCTTCTTCGGCCCCGTCATCACCCCCACCCCGCGCGGGGACGATGCTCTTCGACTGTGGGACGGTGCCGTGCTCGTGGCGGGCGTGCCGGGCTTCTACGAGATCAAGCGATCTCGCGAGAAGGGTCCCTCGTTCGAATGA
- the pepN gene encoding aminopeptidase N: MPGENLTRSEAVARAAVVATERYHVDLDLRGDDTFSSVTTIEFAATGSDTFVDFIGTVNSIELNGEPVDVSAYSDSRIHLTGLAEHNTLVVDATGLFMNTGEGMHKFVDPVDGETYLYTQFEVADARRVFAVFEQPDLKAEFTFHVTAPSHWQVFSNSPTPEPVVLDEASSRWEFTPSERISSYLTAIIAGPYRGGTSELTSADGRTIPLGVYCRASLAEHLDADEVMDITKAGFAFFEKEYGHPYPFRKYDQIFVPEFNAGAMENAGAVTITETYVFRSRATGAIIERRAITILHELAHMWFGDLVTMRWWNDLWLNESFAEFMSHLALDEATRWDQAWQTFLASEKSWAMNADQLRSTHPIVTGVTDLEEVWANFDGITYGKGASVLKQLSAYVGRDAFMAGLSAYFDKHSWQNTELSDLLVEFENASGRDLTEWSKLWLEESGLTLARPEIEIVDGKIASFTVRQELGNASSLRPHRMGIGLYDMVDGTLSLRLSIDEDIAGDTTTIDRLVGEAAPDLLLLNDGDLAYTKIRLDERSLDTSIAHIGSFDDPLARTLVLEAAWDMCRDAELSATAYTELALRAIETENHPTVLRVLLLNLAQAATIYSAPEHRDALIEHVADALFEIADRAEGGSELQFQVALEAARRARSAAQLDRISAWLEGSDLPDGFVLDTDGRWAVVQALAANGRIDTAAIDAELASDDTATGREAAWRARTSIPTPEAKDAAFATLIAGGLPNMQQRSALLGFRAGDPGVLAPFFPRYLDALSTVWKEQTYEMAQQLTTLMFTPSIIGLGTDVEAGLEAWLDAHPTEAPALRRILVEHTDDTRRALAAQAADA; the protein is encoded by the coding sequence ATGCCTGGCGAGAACCTCACCCGGTCAGAAGCGGTGGCCCGCGCCGCCGTTGTCGCGACGGAACGCTACCACGTCGACCTCGACCTGCGAGGAGACGACACCTTCTCCTCCGTCACCACGATCGAGTTCGCGGCGACGGGAAGCGACACATTCGTCGACTTCATCGGCACAGTGAACTCGATCGAGCTCAACGGTGAGCCGGTTGACGTATCGGCCTATTCCGATTCCCGCATCCACCTGACGGGACTGGCCGAACACAACACGCTCGTCGTCGATGCGACGGGCCTGTTCATGAACACCGGGGAGGGCATGCACAAGTTCGTCGACCCTGTCGACGGTGAGACGTACCTCTACACCCAGTTCGAGGTTGCTGATGCTCGGCGTGTTTTCGCTGTCTTCGAGCAGCCTGATCTCAAGGCCGAGTTCACCTTCCATGTGACGGCACCGAGCCACTGGCAGGTGTTCTCCAACTCCCCCACTCCCGAGCCCGTCGTTCTCGACGAGGCATCGAGCCGCTGGGAGTTCACCCCCTCGGAGCGGATCTCGTCCTATCTCACCGCGATCATTGCCGGCCCCTACCGCGGCGGCACGTCAGAGCTGACCAGCGCCGATGGTCGGACGATCCCCCTCGGCGTCTACTGCCGGGCCTCTCTCGCGGAGCACTTGGATGCTGACGAGGTCATGGACATCACGAAGGCCGGGTTTGCGTTCTTCGAGAAGGAGTACGGCCACCCGTATCCCTTCCGCAAGTACGATCAGATCTTCGTCCCCGAGTTCAACGCGGGTGCGATGGAGAACGCTGGCGCGGTCACCATCACGGAGACCTACGTTTTCCGCTCCCGCGCGACCGGCGCCATCATCGAGCGCCGCGCCATCACCATCCTCCACGAACTCGCCCACATGTGGTTCGGCGACCTCGTGACGATGAGGTGGTGGAACGATCTGTGGCTGAACGAATCTTTCGCCGAGTTCATGTCCCACCTGGCTCTCGACGAGGCGACCCGCTGGGATCAGGCATGGCAGACGTTCCTCGCGTCCGAGAAGTCGTGGGCGATGAATGCCGACCAGCTGCGATCCACCCATCCGATCGTGACCGGGGTGACCGATCTCGAAGAGGTGTGGGCCAACTTCGACGGCATCACCTACGGCAAGGGCGCGTCGGTTCTCAAGCAGCTCTCCGCCTACGTCGGACGTGACGCCTTCATGGCGGGCCTGTCCGCCTACTTCGATAAGCATTCGTGGCAGAACACGGAACTGTCAGATCTGCTCGTCGAGTTCGAGAACGCCTCCGGGAGGGACCTGACGGAATGGTCGAAGCTGTGGCTGGAGGAGTCCGGCCTGACTCTCGCCCGCCCCGAGATTGAGATCGTCGACGGAAAGATTGCGTCGTTCACGGTCCGGCAGGAGCTCGGGAACGCCTCGAGCCTGCGCCCACATCGTATGGGGATCGGCCTCTACGACATGGTGGATGGCACTCTTTCGCTGCGCCTGAGCATCGACGAGGACATCGCGGGCGACACGACAACCATCGATCGTCTCGTCGGTGAAGCCGCACCGGACCTTCTCCTGCTCAATGACGGGGATCTCGCATACACGAAGATCCGCCTCGATGAGAGGTCCCTCGACACCTCGATCGCCCACATCGGGTCCTTCGACGATCCGCTCGCTCGAACGCTCGTCCTCGAGGCCGCGTGGGACATGTGCCGGGACGCAGAGCTCTCCGCCACCGCCTACACAGAGCTCGCTCTTCGTGCGATTGAGACCGAGAACCATCCGACAGTGCTCCGTGTTCTCCTCCTCAACCTGGCACAGGCCGCCACGATCTACTCTGCTCCCGAACATCGCGATGCTCTCATCGAGCACGTCGCCGATGCTCTGTTCGAGATTGCTGACCGCGCGGAAGGCGGCTCCGAGCTGCAGTTCCAGGTAGCCCTCGAGGCCGCCCGCCGCGCTCGGAGTGCGGCCCAGCTCGATCGGATCTCGGCCTGGCTCGAAGGCAGCGACCTGCCTGACGGCTTCGTCCTCGACACGGACGGCCGGTGGGCTGTGGTTCAGGCGCTGGCAGCGAACGGCAGGATCGATACTGCCGCGATCGACGCCGAACTGGCATCTGATGACACGGCGACAGGGCGTGAGGCCGCGTGGCGGGCTCGCACCTCGATTCCCACGCCGGAAGCAAAGGACGCTGCGTTCGCCACCCTGATCGCCGGCGGTCTTCCGAACATGCAGCAGCGGAGCGCACTTCTTGGCTTCCGGGCGGGAGATCCTGGCGTCCTCGCGCCCTTCTTTCCCCGATACCTCGATGCTCTGAGCACCGTGTGGAAGGAACAGACGTATGAGATGGCGCAACAGCTGACCACTCTCATGTTCACGCCGTCGATCATCGGGCTCGGGACGGATGTCGAGGCAGGCCTGGAGGCCTGGCTCGATGCTCATCCCACCGAAGCGCCGGCATTGCGCCGAATCCTCGTCGAACACACGGACGATACTCGCCGTGCCCTCGCGGCGCAGGCCGCCGACGCTTAG
- a CDS encoding PTS sugar transporter subunit IIA yields MNLYSPLSGTVLALESVPDPVFAGLMLGPGLAIDPGDAEAVTVVSPLAGTVTAARSHAVIIGPCLVHVGINTYKSDALSCLTERGAAVEVGDPIIAADLSRLGDLPGIVLVTFPDENAWHQHAAPGTPITVGSLLGTLG; encoded by the coding sequence GTGAACCTCTATTCGCCACTATCGGGGACCGTACTCGCACTTGAGTCGGTCCCCGATCCTGTCTTCGCGGGCCTCATGCTGGGCCCCGGACTCGCCATCGACCCGGGGGACGCGGAGGCGGTGACCGTGGTCTCGCCACTCGCGGGCACGGTCACGGCGGCACGTTCGCATGCCGTCATCATCGGCCCCTGCCTCGTCCATGTCGGAATCAACACGTACAAGAGCGATGCTCTGTCGTGCCTGACAGAACGCGGCGCCGCCGTCGAGGTCGGAGACCCGATCATCGCTGCCGATCTCAGCCGCCTCGGTGACCTGCCGGGAATCGTCCTCGTGACCTTCCCCGATGAAAATGCCTGGCACCAACACGCGGCACCAGGCACTCCCATCACCGTGGGATCCCTCCTCGGGACCCTCGGCTAA
- a CDS encoding glucose PTS transporter subunit EIIB produces MEKAESLVAALGGKDNISSVEACITRIRVEVNTLGPVSEQDLKDAGAHGVVVQENNVVQIVVGPDAEDVADRMV; encoded by the coding sequence ATGGAGAAAGCTGAATCCCTCGTCGCCGCTCTCGGTGGCAAGGACAATATTTCGAGCGTCGAAGCCTGCATCACCCGTATCCGAGTCGAGGTCAATACCCTTGGCCCCGTGTCCGAACAGGACTTGAAGGATGCTGGGGCGCACGGTGTCGTCGTCCAGGAGAACAACGTTGTTCAGATCGTCGTCGGCCCCGATGCCGAGGACGTTGCGGATCGCATGGTGTGA
- the malQ gene encoding 4-alpha-glucanotransferase gives MSVPPSRSTLTELAAAYRISTQFWGYDGIQRDISDDVLIKVLGSMGVDATTEDRASSAIANRELESWRTVLPLSVVHRQNKEGRVQVHVPAGEKVALLIQLEDGGQWPLSQVDDWTADRDIDGRPTGQASFLLPGDIPLGYHTMTAILEDGSMAECPFIMTPDRLDEPALETSRAWGVSAQLYSVRSAKSWGIGDFSDLADLAAVFGHEGADFFQINPLHAAEPVGNMSPSPYLPVSRRFINPIYIRPEAILETAYMTGPQRSLIDWGGEEQRASSLRNEYIDRDEVWTTKREALEVIFAVPRSFARQAAFAKYLEEEGEGLQNFALWCALCEKYPDGFPETIRTADSIYVDRERRDLRDRIEFWSWLQWVADEQLQRAQETAQASGMKIGICTDLAVGVHPLGADVWSNPEAFAQGVTVGAPADMYNQHGQDWSQPPWRPETLAATGYAPLRDMIRTVLRHAGMLRVDHIAGFFRLWWIPNGYRASEGTYVNYDHEAMIGILLLEAHRAGAILVGEDLGTVEPWVRDFLKARGIYGTSIFWFEKDNEGKPLRPEHYRREVLSSVNTHDLPPAAGYIAGEHVDLRERLGLLTQPVEQVRADAERELQETIDRLREYGLVDGEPTERELVEALHSYIAQTPSTFLSISLVDAVGERRAQNMPGTDQEYPNWRVPLADGTEDVVLVGDIPTHARVTSLLSTFRRALGADNRLL, from the coding sequence ATGAGTGTCCCGCCTTCACGGTCAACCTTGACGGAGCTCGCCGCAGCCTACAGGATATCGACCCAATTCTGGGGATACGACGGCATCCAGAGAGACATCTCCGATGACGTTCTCATCAAGGTCCTCGGATCCATGGGCGTGGATGCCACGACTGAGGATCGGGCAAGCTCCGCCATCGCCAATCGTGAACTCGAAAGCTGGCGTACGGTGCTTCCCCTCTCCGTGGTGCATCGACAGAACAAGGAAGGGCGTGTCCAGGTCCACGTGCCGGCGGGCGAGAAGGTCGCCCTCCTCATCCAACTCGAAGACGGAGGGCAGTGGCCCCTCTCCCAGGTGGATGACTGGACCGCGGACCGAGACATCGATGGTCGGCCGACAGGACAGGCATCGTTCCTCCTTCCCGGTGATATTCCCCTCGGCTATCACACGATGACGGCGATACTCGAGGACGGGTCGATGGCGGAGTGCCCGTTCATCATGACTCCGGATCGCCTCGACGAGCCGGCGCTTGAGACCAGTCGAGCATGGGGAGTATCGGCCCAACTCTATTCGGTCCGCTCAGCCAAGTCGTGGGGAATCGGGGACTTCTCCGACCTGGCCGATCTCGCGGCAGTCTTCGGACACGAGGGCGCCGACTTCTTCCAGATCAACCCCCTCCATGCCGCCGAACCGGTCGGCAACATGTCACCGTCTCCCTACCTGCCGGTATCTCGCCGCTTCATCAACCCGATCTACATCCGTCCCGAGGCTATCCTCGAGACGGCCTACATGACGGGCCCGCAGCGCTCACTCATCGACTGGGGCGGGGAAGAGCAGCGAGCCTCCTCTCTACGCAACGAGTACATCGACCGCGACGAGGTGTGGACGACGAAGCGTGAAGCGCTCGAAGTGATCTTCGCGGTGCCGCGCAGCTTCGCCCGCCAGGCAGCATTCGCCAAGTACCTCGAGGAAGAGGGAGAGGGACTGCAGAACTTCGCGCTCTGGTGCGCACTCTGCGAGAAGTACCCAGATGGTTTCCCCGAGACTATTCGCACGGCGGACTCGATCTATGTCGATCGGGAACGTCGCGACCTGCGCGACAGGATCGAGTTCTGGTCGTGGCTGCAGTGGGTTGCGGACGAACAGCTCCAGAGAGCCCAGGAAACAGCGCAAGCATCCGGGATGAAGATCGGGATCTGCACCGACCTGGCCGTCGGTGTCCATCCCCTCGGCGCAGACGTGTGGTCCAACCCGGAAGCGTTCGCACAAGGTGTCACCGTGGGCGCCCCCGCCGATATGTACAACCAGCACGGCCAGGACTGGTCGCAGCCGCCGTGGCGGCCTGAGACACTCGCCGCCACCGGATACGCTCCGCTGCGGGACATGATCCGTACCGTTCTTCGCCACGCCGGCATGCTCCGCGTCGATCACATCGCTGGATTCTTCCGGCTGTGGTGGATCCCGAACGGCTACCGGGCGTCCGAGGGAACATACGTCAACTATGACCATGAGGCGATGATCGGCATCCTGCTGCTCGAGGCACACCGTGCGGGAGCCATCCTCGTCGGCGAAGACCTTGGAACGGTCGAGCCATGGGTTCGTGACTTCCTCAAAGCCCGCGGCATCTACGGCACATCGATCTTCTGGTTCGAGAAGGACAATGAGGGCAAGCCTCTCCGCCCCGAGCATTACCGCAGAGAGGTTCTCTCCTCTGTCAATACCCACGACCTGCCCCCGGCGGCCGGCTACATCGCCGGTGAGCATGTCGACCTGCGTGAACGCCTCGGCCTTCTCACCCAGCCGGTCGAGCAGGTGCGGGCGGATGCGGAGCGGGAACTGCAGGAGACGATCGATCGGCTGCGCGAGTATGGTCTCGTCGACGGCGAGCCGACCGAACGTGAACTCGTGGAAGCGCTCCACTCCTACATTGCCCAGACACCATCGACATTCCTGTCGATATCGCTCGTCGATGCGGTGGGGGAGCGACGGGCACAGAATATGCCGGGAACCGACCAGGAATACCCCAACTGGAGGGTCCCTCTCGCGGACGGAACGGAAGATGTCGTCCTTGTCGGCGACATCCCGACGCACGCCCGTGTGACCTCCCTCCTTTCAACATTCAGACGCGCACTAGGAGCGGATAACCGGCTACTCTGA
- a CDS encoding acyl-CoA thioesterase: MMDTKIFVPECSTEPLASLLNTLRLEKLDGHRYLGDTNLPQLSGRVYGGQVLAQAVMAAADTFDDCDVRPIHSQTAAFLAPGDVKRPISFAVDVISDGRSFATRLVHAKQDDRIIFTARDSFQFQQPGVDHEDRAPDVPGPENFPSSVDLFASVDHPAARFMSSTNSLDMRHVDGQIYLRPAREEQSTIHIWFKTRSPIPDNASQTLKRAVLAYAADQFMLEPIMQKHGLAWSTPGIALATLDHTTWWHRDVDPASWILAELHSPSAQGGRGLTLAKFYQDGTLVATMAQEGMVRSPHIA, encoded by the coding sequence ATGATGGACACGAAGATCTTTGTACCCGAGTGCTCGACGGAACCGCTTGCTTCCCTTCTCAACACTCTCCGACTGGAGAAGCTCGACGGCCACCGCTATCTGGGCGACACGAATCTTCCCCAGCTCTCGGGACGGGTGTATGGCGGGCAGGTACTGGCGCAGGCCGTCATGGCGGCCGCGGACACGTTCGACGACTGCGATGTTCGGCCCATCCACTCCCAGACGGCAGCGTTCCTCGCGCCGGGAGACGTCAAGCGGCCGATCAGTTTCGCCGTCGATGTGATCAGCGATGGTCGGTCGTTCGCGACGCGCCTCGTCCATGCGAAGCAGGACGATCGGATCATCTTCACGGCCCGAGACTCGTTCCAGTTCCAGCAGCCAGGAGTCGATCACGAGGACCGCGCACCGGACGTTCCCGGGCCCGAGAACTTTCCGTCCTCTGTTGATCTCTTCGCATCGGTCGACCATCCCGCGGCCCGCTTCATGTCGTCGACGAACTCTCTCGACATGCGGCACGTCGACGGGCAGATCTACCTGCGTCCCGCCCGCGAGGAGCAGTCCACAATCCACATCTGGTTCAAGACCCGCTCCCCCATTCCAGACAACGCCTCACAGACCCTCAAGAGGGCCGTGCTGGCCTACGCGGCCGACCAGTTCATGCTCGAACCGATCATGCAGAAGCATGGACTCGCATGGTCAACACCGGGGATCGCCCTGGCAACCCTCGACCACACGACGTGGTGGCATCGCGATGTGGATCCCGCCTCCTGGATCCTTGCCGAGCTGCACAGCCCATCCGCCCAGGGCGGGCGCGGGCTCACCCTCGCAAAGTTCTATCAAGACGGCACGCTCGTTGCGACAATGGCGCAGGAAGGCATGGTGCGCTCTCCGCACATCGCATGA